The window GTAATTTGTTTtctgcttctctctttcttgataTTGTGGAAAGTCCTTTTTCCTTGTCAACGTAGATaacctatttttaaaaaaacattaccaTCTATGATCTATCTGATGGTAaattggtaataataataatttgtgaaCATTAGTTAGACGTGACGTCGTCGTTAATCACAATCCGGAAGATGTGAAGTCGAACGTGGGGTCAAGGAAGCTTCCACCATGATATTGATGTACATAATTacatactaattaattaagtaattctTTTGGCTTTATTCGTTTCccaatttgatatgttttatagTATAACTTAAGAAACACTAAATAACGAATATATATTAGTCATAGCCTTAGTTTGACGTCTCTCTCGtttacagaaaaagaaaaagacttgttcaaagagagaaagaagagatcaCACACAACATGGATCATCAtcaactcttctctctctgctCATTTCCGTACCTCTTCAAGATCAAGAAACATCTTTACGTCAGCCTCTTTCTACTGACTCTCCTCATATTCTCGAGCTTCATCGTCGACGTCTTGCCCTCTCTTCGTTTCGGTTTGTTGTCGTCGTTTTCGTTGTCTCAAACACTGACAAAGGAGTGCGATTACTCTAATGGAAGATGGGTTCGTCGAACAACTTCGTCATCATCTGTTAATGGATTACTGTATGGAGAAGAGTGTCGCTTTCTTGATTCTGGTTTTCGTTGTCGCAAGAATGGAAGAAAAGATTCTGGTTACCTCCGGTGGCGATGGCAACCACACGGCTGCGATCTTCCAAGGTAATACATTGCGTCACGTCATCACTGTATAGTCTACTTTTTCTTATAAACTCGAATATGTATTTCTTGCTTAGACCTTAAGTTATATTGATTCCATTGCAAATTAAAGGCGTTGGAGTTGCAACTTAATTAAACActagagattagggtttgattCACgttctttaacaaaaagaaagttttttttttgttggcttgATTTCTTGTAGTAGGGTCAAAGGGATTCATCATAAAAGACTTGAAACCTTGTTTTAGTATCTGTGACTAACTAAATGATCACTGTTTTTTTGAATGATTAGATTTAACGCAAGTGACTTTCTGGAGAGGAGTAGGAATGGGAGGATAGTGTTCGTCGGAGATTCCATCGGAAGAAACCAGTGGGAGTCTCTAATGTGCATGTTCTCACAAGCAATACCTAATAAATCTGAAATCTACGAAGAACATGGGAACCCCATCACTAAACACAAGGGCTTCCTCTCGATGCGATTCCCTCAGCAAAACCTCACTGTTGAGTATCACAGAACACCTTTTCTTGTCGTGATTGGTCGGCCACCGGATAAATCACCGAAAGAGATAAAAACCACAGTGAGAGTAGACGAATTCAACTGGCAATCAAAAAGATGGGTCGGGTCAGATGTTCTGGTTTTCAACACAGGGCACTGGTGGAACGAAGAGAAAACTGTGTTGACGTATGAGAAATACCGCTGCTTATATGATCACAATTCGACATTTCTCCTCCTTAACCGgggttgtttcttttgtgtgcAGAGGATGCTATTTTGAGGAGGGAAGGAAAGTGAACAAGACAATGGGAGTAATGGAGGCATTTGGGAAGTCTTTGAAGACATGGAAGTCATGGGTCTTAAAGAGACTTGATCCACACAAGAGTCATGTCTTCTTCAGAAGTTACTCTCCTGTGCACTATAGGTCAGGATTTATAATCAGAACGACAAAAGTTGTTATGTTATGGTATTTAGAGACCAgggttttaaaagtaaagaatcCATGGTGGTTGCAGAAATGGGACATGGAACTTGGGTGGTCTATGTGATGCAGAGATGGAACCCGAGACtgataaaagaaagatggaACCTGATGCGAGCCACAACGAATATATCTATAAAGTAATTGAAGAAATGAGATATCGACATATTAAGGTTAAATTTCTGAACATTACATATCTGACAGAGTTCAGGAAAGATGGTCATCCTTCTCGGTATCGAGAGCAAGGCACTCCTGTTGATGCTCCTCAAGACTGCAGCCACTGGTGCCTACCCGGTGTTCCTGACACATGGAATGAGATTCTCTATGCACAACTCTTGTCAATGAACTATAGAACAAAGTGAACTTTTTTGAGGTATaaagtgttttttgtttttttctctttatctaGTCATAATTCTGTTTCATCGATGCCTTCTTCAGGCTCTGTTTCATTTGTTTGCATTTGCTTGACCTTCTCAAGCTGTCTCAACAGGTTCAACCTCTCAGCTCCGTAGGTCGAAGGTATctgaacaaaaacatatatttatcaaCTCGATCGAATATATGGAAGAAATGTACAGAAGCAGATACACAAAAAACATTACCAAGCCTGGCACATATCTCTGAATTGCTGCAAGCATAGCTGCGTGACCAACTGCTGTGACCTGTGAGACATAAGCATAAACATTAGATTAGTTCATAGACTCAGACATATTGTAAACTGTTAGTGGTAAATGTAATTGATTGGTATTACGGGACTTCGCACCAAAAGCAACCATCAATATAGATCAGTATAAAGTTGTAGTGAACAGAAACGATTTACGAGGATGAACAACCAATGGGAACGGTATTGGGAAAATGGATAAGGTTGGTTTTTACTTACAGGAAGAAGCATAAGAACACCAATGGGAACAACTGATGCTAAGTCAGTCATGGTTCTGCGTAgggctttcttttctttctctgttaATTCATCTCCTACCACAGACCTCCTAAGGAGTTCCATAGCAGCAGCTGAATCAAACGCAAGAAGCTGAGTACCTTGCCATACGTCCTGTCAGAATATCCGGGTAAAGTGCAGTGTTAGTAACTAAGTCACGAAGTAGGGAAATAGTGAAGCAACAAGGCTGATCAGAAAATGCTAATTTGCTCAAGGAAACCGAAGATACATATAGCATGAGGCTTCGAATGACATTCATACCGTACTGGTTTCTTTAATTTGGTCAAGAGTTTTCTCAATgacgttttctttctttgagctCTGTACCAATTGCACACCTTTCATACTACTACGAGGATCTTCAGAGGTTCTTCCCTGCAGAACATAGAGATGAGAGCTTGTACTCGTGAACCATAGCAGAGATAACAATATTTAAACTAACGTAGAGTAAGTTGATCATCTGAGACATAAACGCAAATAACAATGTGTTAAGAGTTGATCGTCTGCTACCATGTTGAAAACTAAACCCATCAAAGAAAGAACAGAGCACAAAAATCATTGCACTAATTTGTCCATGAACTTGGTAACAAACTAACAATATGACTGAAATAGGGAAAAAGGAGTGAAAAAAACACCGTTTTAAAGATAGGATCAGTTTAGATCTCACAAGACTATGGGCAATCTCCGGGTAAAAATCGAGTAAATACTGAAAACTGacactttaaaatatttactatgtgtaaaaacaaatcaaacgtCTTGCAGCAGCGTCTGACTACTACTCCACTATGTTCGAAAAACCTATCTTGCAGCAAATAGTTACTAACCTCTTCGTTTACCGACTCATCTGTACTTCCTTGGACACGCTTCTCTAGCTCTATCAGTTCACTCCGTAGAAGTTCGAACCGATAGATCTCATCGGGTTTGGAATCCACactatttacattttctttggATTTCTCAAAATATTCATCTGCCTgcatattgtaaaaaaatattgaaacctCTCACCATACTACAAATTGAAAATGGTTGAATTAAACATAGCATCTCTTCACTGAGTGAAACCAATTATGAATACATAGTAACTAACTGACAAACGCAGAGTGCTAAGCAGAAATATCCCCAATACTAAGATCAGAGACATGCTTACAAACACATATGATAAAATGAAGCATACCGATGACTCGGGGCTAGGCTTATTTCTTGGATTGCGCACAAAGAACCCCCAGAATCCACGATCCCTACTAATGCGCAAAACAATACATAAAATTCCACAGTCAGAGGAAAACAAAGAGGAACCTACGTTTATACCTCAAAAACACCGAAGGAATTATTAACTAACAGAACAAACAATATACCTTGTGTCTTGATCTACAgaatttattgaattttttgagtcttttccttTTGGATATTGGCTTTGTTCCTCCGAGTACTCCTGAGAGTCACTATCACCACCATCCTGTATGAACCATATGAGATTTTAGTCTTCCACAGACGTTTAACAAAACCAAATGCATTGATTCTCATATTATAAGCACCCATTGAGGATGGTGTGCTGTGGACAGTACCAAACTAAAGCGTCAGTACGAAAATATCAGCATCAAAGGAAAAACTGTAATAACAACTGAAAACCTCTTGCAGGGAAGCTGCTTTGGCTCTGAAAGACGCCTCTAAAAATTCAGCCTCTTTCTTAAGCTTCCTTATTTTTTCTAGGTCAGAGCATGCGGCTTTTATTTGTTCCTTTCCAGAAGATGAACTTGATGCATGCAACTTCTGTAGCAAGCTCTCCAGTCTCACGAGAGCTTCATCTACACTCTCTAGAGcctgataaataaatattgttagTATCTATAGAACATCTGATAGTCAACGGAATTCTTAGCCCAAAAACTGGATTCAAACAATATCAAGAAAAGTGAAGTGGTTTTCACGACTAATTCATAGAATACAAACCTTATCAAATGAGTTTGAATCTCTATCAGTTGGCGATGCACTCATGTCAATAAAGCCCGCTTCTGTTACCGCCAAACTGGATCACACATTAACCAATCGCACACAGCTAAATTACTTGATCGTCAATTAAAAAGGTTTGCTATGCTCTATAACAAAGGATGCAAAAATGTTAAGTGCACAGAGATGGATATGTAGGGTATTCCTCGGATGGATACATGAAGCTTCTTCCTACACAATTTACCACTCTTCATTATCCTACCTTGATATTCCCAGTTCTTCCTTGCACTGGATTAACTTGTTGTGCCTGAAAATTTGAGAATGAAAATCAATATAATCACCAGCTACTTCTTTGGTTTATCCAATTTATAATTACAAACATGTTAATTGATACCCCTTGGATAAGAATTTAGCTGCCTTGACATTAGAAGGATTCTCAGGCCATTTGCTGTACTTTATAAAGCTCTGTAGCCAATAAGAGCAAACATTCAATATCTGAGGAAGAGCATCATAGTTAGGTGGCCCTTGTGGTCTGCTTTTATGCCCATGTGATTGTTCGGCTGGCTGGGAGTCCTTTCTGGTTGGATAGAAGGGAATCCAATCTAGTTCTTCACAGACAACCTACGCTATAAAGTTCCATGATAAGATTTCAAAATGGTTAAAAGAAACTGTCACTAGTAATGGTATGACTTATGTCTACCTCTACATACAACTGATAAGAACTGATGGCTGAAAGCTGAGGATATTGTAGGAGACTTCCTCCAATGAAGTGCCTGAAAAGAAGATAGCGAGTTTAAGTGATAGGTGTATCAAAAGAGTATGGCAAGCAAACAGAAGAAACTCAATGAGTCACCTAACAAGGTCTTCCACAGGATTGACCAGCGAATTAAAACCATTTGCAGCTAAAAAAGACTGGGTGCTCCTGCCTAAGGCAATGAAGAATCCAAAAATAGCTAAATCTCTTTCCAAGACCTGCAAGGCATAACCAACAGGTCCAGATTAACTCGTAAGATATTTAAAAGCAACTGTACAACCATATTCAACAATCAACATTCTACGAGTTataaaattaaaggaaaaaaaagtcaGATTTCTGTTTTGGTAAGTGCCACTTTTTTGAAGATCCTAGATAGTAGATTGTGCACTTAAGTTTGCAAACTGTTTCAGCTGTACAGCAAATGATATTCCAATAAATTCAACATGGAATTGGCTGTCCCAAATGAACCATTGCACATAATTCCTAAATCTTCTCAAATACTAAAACAAGCTCACATCCATACTACAGAGACTCTAAAAGCTGCTCAGATATAATTTTCTGCATTCTATTCATTACCTCGATACTTTCAGACGTTGTTAACCTTGCCCATATTTTCTCTCGATCAATAGCCCTCAGCAGTTGATTTTGTATAAGATCAACCCAGAAAACAACCTCGTCTGTACAGCAGTCACTTTTTACTCTGCATGCCGCTGCCCGAGTTCCAAAATGAACAAGAAACTCTCTGCGTAGACCGAGGCTTTTCACTGAATGATAGGCCTGAGGGAGTGGAACAAAGTCAACAAATTTGTCCATCAATCTCCCTGTAGTATCTGGAATCATAGAAAAGAAGGGCGGGCACGAAAGTTTTGTCGGGCCAAGTTTTGTGACTGCTGCGATGCAATTCAGCACAAGCATGAGAAGTGACACCTCAATCTCATTGCTTGCAGCTGAGGAGGACTTGCCTTTGACATAGCTGAAACAAACCATAGAGGATCGTCACTTTCCAAAAACCTCACAGGAAACGAGTGTTTTACAGAACGTACAAATatgaagaaattcaaaagaaatgACATACACAAAGGTAGCAGAAACAAATCGTTGGTCCCCCTCAAAACAATTCACAAAAGATGTCACCACCGAAGGAACTTGCTCAGACCAAAACCACTCATTGGCTTCAGGATGACTAGATGATAGTTTATCCCGCATCATACTATCAAGAGGAGCAGCTTGGCGTGATAAACTGCATGATGTgattatttaaattaagaacTATGAAGCAGCAAAATAGGATTATAATTAGACAGCAGGTGAGTTATAGAAAACTTTCAAAGTTGATGAAAGGCAATAAATGTCAAATCAATACTCTGTTGCATTCTCTTTCCAAGACAAGAACCAAAAATTCTACTAGATTAAGAACAGCAAAAAGTTGACAATCCAGTAACGCAGCATGCCATAGTTCTTAGGCCTTAAGTTAGTCGTGTAGTACCTCCTTTGCACAAAGACATTAAGATCATCGTCTCTATTGTTTCCTCTAGATGAAACCTCATTTGCAGCTTGTAGTAAGCAATACACAGACGCCTGAGAATGACAAACAGAAGATGAAATTAGCCAAATGCGCAATGGGAAGAGAACTTTTTATTCTGGCCCTGGTTTAAAACGATGTTTCCTAATCATGGTAAACTAAAAGATGGTAGAGACCTGGTAAGAGAACGTCTTAACCCAAGCATTTTTATCGACTCCAAGCCAGGCAGCTGAAAACCAAGGCAATCTCGAAGAGGAAATCTTATCTTTAAGAGCCAGCTCAAAAGTTCTGGCAGCATCATGTAAAGACTGAATGAGTTCACCACAGGTGTATTCATCTTTCAACGATCCACTAAGTTTAGCCCTCATCTCCTCAACATCATCGCTTGATCTCGACTGTGAGTTCCCATTAACAGCCACACCGTCTTCAGCAGATGCAAGTAGAAACGGCCTCCGTGAACTCATCTTCTTGTTCCCAAACAATCTCCTATGAAGAATGAACTTCTTACTTTCAAGAACATCATAGGTCACAAACAGTCTGCTCCTTGGATttccccggtacaaacaatcAAATTGTATCACTCTTCTGCAGGATATAAAAGTTCCGATGGACATCCGAGATAGACAAGGGTTTGAAGAGCTACAAATaggcaaaataaaataaaatcaaaagagtgtAATGGAGAAAGCTCAGCTCAATATCTCTTTATATTCCTCGACTTTGAAGTTTTGAACCAAGAAGCGACCTAATCAATCTCTACTACCACCAAGACTCGTATACACAACtactaaactttaaaaaattagcTAGGGCGGAAAATAAAATCGAAGATTCCGGAGAAAAAATGTGAGAGGTAATTTGGTTTACCTTGAGGATACAAGACCCGGCCGATGTAGCTTAACTGCCATCTACCATGAAAGCTTACACACAAAATCAGCTTGGGTAATATCTCTATTCTActaattttggtttgagaagaagaagagaaaaaaaaaacggaaaaaatCGCAGATGATGCTCTCCCAAGTCTGAGGGGGAGAGGGGAgggagaaggagatgatgaCGTGGCAGGAGCAGGATCTTTATCCGGTAGACGTGGAGCTCTCACAGTTCACTCAAACGAACGGACTTCTCTATTTCCTATTTATATCCATTTGTTATTTCGTGCCACGTGTATGTACCTTCTCTGCTTCTCACCGTAAGATTATCATTCGACCTTCTTTTTGAGACTCCGGTAATCATAATTTTTACTTATGCTTTAATCCCACGCAATTATCTCTATCTACTGAATGAAATGGATTCAGAGTTGATCATAAAGAAGCAAGAGCGAGTATAAAAAGCTAATAATTGAATGATGAGCACAAAGCTAATACGGATTACTGAAGGATGCTTGCTCATCATATTACAAGTAGAATCcaaaaaacactataaataaaagattaagcATTATTAGTAGTATTCGGTTCTGTTAATCGCTTTTAGATGTTTCAGTTGTTGTAGcagctactactactacaactGGCTCGTCGGGCGGTCCTCTAGCTATTGGaaacccaccaccaccaccaccaagacTTTGCTTCGGCTTTGCGTAGTCCACAAATATCACACGGCCATGTAATTGCTgtgaaagtttaaaaaaaaaactctttttattgTTACCAAGATGAATTAGTTTTAACAAGTGAAAAGCATTAAGAGATacaacattattatatttaccTGTCCGTTAAACTCCATCATAGCTTTCTGAGCTTCATCTTCCGAAGCAAATGTCACAAAACCGAAACCTTTCGATCTATCAGAGACTCTATCCATAACTATTTGAGCTGTAGACAGAAGCAAAAACTCTCAGATAGATAAAGCGGATATAAGTATATGAATGCATATTGtgtttaagtatatatattaccttCAACAACTTGGCCATATTTTGAAAATTCCTCAGATAATCCTTGTTCAGTAGTGTAAAACGATAAACCTGTAAAACAGGGTTGTATATATAGTTCAGAGTTAAACACGTTATTGGAGATTGTCATTTCACAATCACTCACCAAGAAAGAGCCATTTCAAAATCTtcagaaaaatataatacatcAGGTCTAATACTCGATTTGCTACAAACTAGCGAGGCTTAAAACCAAAATGTGACCACAAAAAGCATATCACAGTTCACATGAACTAGTAACATAGCGTTAATTAAACATGGCTTTGAAGAACCATAATTAACTATTCATGAGGAGATATTGGTTACTGAACAATAGAGAGAGAGGCTTTTAAGACTTACAACATCAGTAGACACTTTGAGAAGGAATGGTTACTTAACCTACAAatcaatttgattttggattaaTCGAACCGGAACAGAAATATAAGAGTTACCTCCAACAAAGAGCTTCGAAGCTACTCCACGGCGTTGAGTGAAGAAACACGTGGCGGAGGAGTTAACTAAGCCAGCGGATTTCAGGTACCGGCCACCGATCCTTGCTAGAGCCGCCATTGAACTGATGCGCGAGAGGACTGTTGGAGTGTCCATGAAATAAAGCACGCTGTGGATCGGGAAATATGGGCCTGGCCCAGTCCATATTGGAGAAGGAATTGGGTTGCTAaatttatttcaattatttttgtttcgttGATTTTAATTAGTGTGAGAATAAGTTGAAGAAGAGATACAACATAacgaacaaaaacaagaaaaagtgaCAATTAACCTCCATTAATTTTCAATCTTTCCAAAGATTAATACAAAACACAATATTTAGACTCTCCAAGATCTcacacaaatacaaaatataaggTTCTTCGAATAAACATTTCACACAAATGCTAGTTAGCacgatttttcttctttcgcTCGAAGAATCTCTATTGTGGAGCTAGGGTCGTTTAAGAGAGACGCCGGAGATGACGACAAGGATGGCTAAAAAGGTGACAGAGGCAAAGGCAGAGACGACAGCTCCGCTCGTTTTCTGACAGAAATCTCCAAACTGTTGGCAGATTGGAAGCCAGTTTGTGTTTGTATTCCCATTGTGTGCCAAATACACTATAGCCGCCGCTGCTGAAGCAGCCGCTGTGTCCAGAGCCAGAGCAGCCTGTACATATCAACACGAAAACAGAGAGTTATTGAATTTCTAGATTACTACTGCGTCAAGAGTTTGAAGAAGTGAGCAAGATGAGTACAGTGTCAAGAACAAGCAAAAGGAGTCTTGGAGCGACGGCTAGAGGACGAACAATCGTGACAACTGAGAAGGGAAGAGATAGGACAAGGTAAGCTGCGACTATTGCAATGGCAATCACAAAGAATCTGAACAGAGAGAGAACTGGAAGTTAGATAACTTAGTAAACAAGGGTCACgagatgaaagaagaaaaagaaaacagtatgTTATCATACTGGAAAGTTGGAAGATCATCGTAGCTAGCTTCAAACTGTAAAAACTGAGTGAAGAAAGGGAGAGTCTCATCACTAGTCCCCATTGTGGCAGCAGCAGCTAAGGCAGCTACAATGGCAGCTAAACGGAGAAGGAAATCGAAAATTGAGAGACCTCTCTTGTAACCTCCTGAACCAGTGTGGTCTCTGGCTAAACCGAGGAGAGGAGCTTTGCCTTTGATGGCTGAGCTCGACTCTGCTGGGACATCAACGGCTATCGAGtcactcttcatttttttccttctcttttgaCTTTTGAAAACTCTTCTTCAAGGATTTGTTTTGGGAGGGAATGGTACTGGATGCTCTTGCTGTTGTGTAAGTGATGGAATTCGGAGTTGGGTTTTTATAGGGTTTAGGTTTTGGTGGTGGACTTTGTTAATAGTATCAAACTATCAGTGGAGTAGAGAAAGAGTAGTTGTTGTTTTGCTTATCCCCAAGATGTGGAGTTGGCAACAAAATTATACAAGTCaacaagtaattaaaataataaaaataattggatCAGCAGATCATATATGCCTAAGTCAAGACTCTTATCAGTTGGTGGTGCACCCATCTCCTCGGGTATCAAAgactttttcattattattatcatacccaaaaaaaaagttcgaaaACTTTATCTTAAGTTTCCAACTAATCAATAGATCAAATATATCCAAATGGGAAAAAccaaagaacaaacaaaattcaatcgCTAGTTGTTCAGACTCTCTATATGACTTTGAGTTCGACTAGAGCACTAGCTTCCACGGAGGGTGAAATTGTTAAAAACTAGCTCTAGTTCCCAGTCCCAAAACAATAACTGTAGTCTATGGGGAAAAGACGGTTACTCTGGCAAACTTGTGGAGGAGGGAAAGAAGGGTCATGTCTCAATTCTCAATTTTCCAGCCACGCTTGGCCAGATCTTGAATCACGCGCCTCGCAGCTTCTGCATTATCGTTAAGAGGAGAGTAGCTCCACTTCTCACGCATCTTGTCATATAAAATCCATAGAAGCTCATGTCAGGATtcaccaaagaaaaagagaagtgtCTCACAAGTAGATAAATCGAAAGACTGGAGTAGAGTTCTTAGAGTTACATCTTCTTTTCCGGTTAAAGGTCGAACAGCTCCTCTTTCACGGAGAGTGTTCTGGAAGTCAGAAAATTTCCATGTACACTGTTCATCACCCACAACATAAACGGGTTTCCTGTGTCGAGAATGAGATTTCAATATCATTCAAAGACGGaacaataaaaaggaaaaggtcgttgttgttgtcttgaACATACCCGGTACTACATGCCTCGCTCAACATACTTATAGAGTCAGCAGTTATGATAAAAGTATCGGCTAATGCAAGATGTCCCAAATGCGGATTAGGGTCTGAGAAATGGAAGACGAGAGAAAGTATCAAACTTTGCCACGGACAAGTTGGGATTAACAAAATCCGTTTCACCTTTTCCATCGCAAATGTTGACCTTAGAGTTAGAGCTCAGTTCTCCTGTTATAATATCTGCAACCTGTAGAAATATGAGTAACTATGATGACCATTCAGTCCACACGAGCTCTATATTCTACAAATACTTTTACTTACCTTCTTTGGTGTTCTTCTTGAGAAAGATATTCTTAGGCTTCCACAGCTCCAAAGGATACTCTGAAGCATGCCACACAATTTCTTAGAAAGATCAACACCATACAAACAGTTCCCTacagaaaattaacaaaaaagcgTAAAAAGTTTAATCACAGTTATAAATACAGCTCAATAgactatataaaatatgaagATGCACAATATGTTTACTTGTAGGTCCTCCAATATTAACTACAACCAAAGGTTTTGACAGTGAAGCAAACTCGTCCTTCCATTCCAAAGTAGCCTTTCTTAGTGTAGAAGCGTCGACGTTATGAAGAGCTCCGGTAGTGAGAAACTGAATTTCAGAATTCAAGCTTGTTACCAGCAACTAAATGACAATTCCTTGCCATCAAATTCCTTTTGATGAACATTAGAAAAGACACATACCACATTTCTACCTGGAGGTTCATGTGGAGTTACCCATGGCCGGAGAAAGAAAGGAATCTGCATCTTTCCTTCAGGTGTTAAAGAATAATAATCATGACGAGGTGTGATCACAAGATCAAATCTCTCGAGACGCGACCTTGGATGTTGcacctggaaaaaaaaaacgagaaaacaatGAATATGAGGCCAAGATTTGGCATTTGCAGATATCAGTCAAATGGAAAGATctgctaaaagcctaaaaccatcatacacaacaaaaaaaaaaggccatAGAAACTTGGGTTCTTCAAGGAACAAACTTAACCTGGACAACAAAGACATTTTCCATAGCTAGTCGTCTTATGGAGCTTGCAACAGATATAGTATCACTACCACATGCCACCACTAACAACGGTCCATTCCTATCATAAGGCCAAAATTGTAATCATAAATGTTCAATTACAGTGCTGTATCAAGATCACATCAATTAACTTGATTTGATTTAGAGCAAAGGAGGATTAAACTACTTGTCAAACGTATTACGAGCCATAGCAGCAATCTGATGCGCATCAGCTACATCAAACTCATCCGTGATTCCTACAGCAATTTTCAGGAAACAAGTTACTAACAAAACTCTCTTATTAGGTCTTAGTTTCACTCAAATTGAATGATAAAAATAACTTGAAAACATATATGTTCAAAGTGTGAATCGCATTAGCATTCAATAAGAATTTAAGTCTACCAGTAGCGTTAATGGAGAATCCGGCACAGATACTGATGATAAAACGATGAATTCTTTTGCAGATAGAGATCGGAAACCATTGAAGGCAACTAATGATTCCACCTCTTGGTCTAGCGACACTCTGAAcaacagagagagaaaaaaacaaactaggAAAGCATTAGAAATTTGGATACAGACACACTTCGAATCACCTATAGAAAAAGATTAGTGTTTTGAATCGGAGCTTACATAATAGAGGTGACGATCGAAGAGGCCTAAGGATCGAATAAGGCCGATGCACTGATTCTCCGCGCCGGCGCAGCCGTTTCCGATCACAATAGCTCGTTTCACTACGCCGAAAACCCTTCCTTGTAGATCCTCCGATAAACCGGTGACGGCCAGTTCCGGTGGCGGTGTTCGTCGCATTACAGTTTGAGTGACGAGGGATTTGGAGATTCTTCTCTGAGAAACTTCAGTGAAGAAGACCGAGACAAAATCCAATTGACCAGACCAAACCGAAATTTAAATCggaataaaccaataaccaactTGAACCGGAAAATAAAAGGGGATAAATTAGCCTTGGTTTAATATATGAGTTAtaaagattttataataatctaaaaaccTTCTTCAGCTAATTTCATACATTAGTAATTTTCGGAGGGATATTGCCGTATTGGTAGATTGATTTATAATAAGTTGTGAATTTGTAGATTTATAATAAAGAATTTTGTGT is drawn from Camelina sativa cultivar DH55 chromosome 8, Cs, whole genome shotgun sequence and contains these coding sequences:
- the LOC104708492 gene encoding protein trichome birefringence-like 9 — encoded protein: MDHHQLFSLCSFPYLFKIKKHLYVSLFLLTLLIFSSFIVDVLPSLRFGLLSSFSLSQTLTKECDYSNGRWVRRTTSSSSVNGLLYGEECRFLDSGFRCRKNGRKDSGYLRWRWQPHGCDLPRFNASDFLERSRNGRIVFVGDSIGRNQWESLMCMFSQAIPNKSEIYEEHGNPITKHKGFLSMRFPQQNLTVEYHRTPFLVVIGRPPDKSPKEIKTTVRVDEFNWQSKRWVGSDVLVFNTGHWWNEEKTVLTGCYFEEGRKVNKTMGVMEAFGKSLKTWKSWVLKRLDPHKSHVFFRSYSPVHYRNGTWNLGGLCDAEMEPETDKRKMEPDASHNEYIYKVIEEMRYRHIKVKFLNITYLTEFRKDGHPSRYREQGTPVDAPQDCSHWCLPGVPDTWNEILYAQLLSMNYRTK